Below is a window of Vicinamibacterales bacterium DNA.
ACAACGCGCCGTACTTCGACGCCACCGATCCCGAGGACCGGAACAACCGGCAGCTCACCGCGAACCTCTCCTACAGCCTGACCAAGGCCGGCCGTCACGACTTCAAGGGCGGCTGGGAGTGGTACCGGAGCGCGCGCACCGGCGGCAACTCGCAATCGGCGACCAGCTACGTGTTCGTCTCCGACTTCGTCGAAGACGCCAACGGCAACCCGGCGTTCGACGCGAACGACCGCATCATCCCGACGTTCGTGCCCGGCGCGACACAGGTGCAGCACTGGATCGCGACGCGCGGCGCCGAGCTGAACACCGACAACAACTCGTTCTTCCTGCAGGATCACTGGGTCGCCACCTCGACGCTGTCGCTCGATCTCGGCGTGCGGTTCGAGAAAGTGAAGAGCGACTCGACCGGCGGCATCATCGGCGTCGACACCAGCACCGTGGTGCCGCGGCTCGCCGTGGCCTACGATCCGAAGGGGGATGGACGCACGGTGTTTCACGCCACCTACGGCTGGTACTCGGGCCGCTACAACGACACGCAGGTCGGCGCCAACAGCGCCGTCGGCAATCCGGCGTTGACGGTCGGCATCTACGACGGGCCTGCAGGCCAGGGACGCGACTTCGCGGCCGGCTTCGATCCGGCTAATTATCAGACTGTCTTCGGCAGCTTCCCGACGGCCAATGTGTCCATCGCGCCGGGGCTGTCGTCGCCGCTGACCAAGGAATTCACGGTGTCGGCCGGCACGCAGCTGGGGCGGAAGGGCTCGACGCAGGTGACCTATGTGATGCGCCACATGGACAACTTCATCGAGGACTTCATCGACATCGCGAACGGCACGACCGACGTCGCCCAGAACGGCGTCGACTTCGGCACGTTCACCAACATCCAGTACCAGAACTCCAGCGTGCCGAAGCGCGACTACCAGGCGATGGTGTTTCAGGCCGACTACCGACCCTCGTCGAACTGGCAGATCGCCGGCAACTACACGCTGCAGATCAAGAACGACGGCACGTTCACGGGCGAGGCGCAGAACCAGCCGGGCATCCCGTCGGAATACGGCAACTTCCCGGTCGCGGGGCTGCCGACGATCCTGACGCGGTCGCTGCCCGACGGGCATCTGTACGACTTCCAGCGCTCGAAGCTGCGCGCCTGGACGATCTACACGATGAACCTCAAGAACGCCGGCCGGCTGTCGCTCTCGGGCCTGGTGCGCGCTGACTCCGGCCTCAGCTACAGTCTCGTCGCGTCGAGCGTGCCGCTCACCGACATCCAGACGAACCTGCTCGACGCCGCCGGCTACCCGGATGCGCCCCAGTCGCAGAACGTCTATTTCGGCAATCGCGGATCGCAGTTCTTCCCGGGTGTCGCGCTCTTCGACACGTCGATCAACTACGACATCCCGATCTACAAGAGCGCGCGTCCCTACCTGAAGTTCGACGTCTACAACCTGTTCAACAACCTGACGGTGATCCGCTACGACACCACCGTCAATCCCGATCCGAACAGCCCGCTGGACTCGATGGGTCTACCGACGGGCTATATCAAGGGGTCGAACTTCGGTCAGGCGACGTCGACGGCGGCGTATCCCGTCCCGTTCCAGGGCCAGCGCGGCGGCCGGACATTCCGCATGGCGTTCGGCTTCCGGTTCTAGATTTATCCGAGGGGCTTTGCCCCTCGGACTCCCCTGCACGCGCTCTCGCGCGCCGCGGCGCCGGCGCGGCTCCGTGCGCGTGGCTCGTGTCGCTGCGCTCGCTCGCCGGGCCAGGGGCGTGGCCGCTCGGGACCCCTGCACGCGCTCTCGCGCGCCGCGGCGCCGGCGCGCCTCCGTTCGCGTGGCTCGCGTCGCTGCGCTCGCTCGCCGGGCCAGGGGCTTTGCCCCTCGGACTTCCCCTGCACGCGCTCCCGTTCGCAGGTGCCGGCATGGCAGAATGGCGACGCGATGACCTACACCCATGGCCATCACGAGAGCGTTCTGCGATCGCATCGCTGGCGGACGGTCGACAATTCGGCCGCTTACCTGATTCCACACTTGCATGCTGGAGTCAGCCTGCTGGATGTCGGCTGCGGGCCAGGAACTATCACCGCAGATTTCGCGCGACGTCTCACGCCGGACGCCGTGCTCGGCATCGACGCGTCAGCCAGCGTCATCGCGGAAGCGCGGCGCGATCATCCAGGCGTCGCGTTCGAGACCGGCGACGTCTACCGCGTGGATCGGCCGGATGCATCGTTCGACATCGTCCACGCACACCAGGTCCTGCAGCACCTGGGCGACCCGGTTGCGGCCTTGAGCGAAATGCGGCGCCTCGTCCGCCCGGACGGCATCGTCGCCGTCCGCGACGCCGACTATGGCACCTTCACGTGGCATCCGATGGACGCGCGTCTCGCGCGATGGCTGGCGCTCTATCACGAGATCGCGCGCGCCAATCGCGGCGAGCCTGATGCGGGCCGCTATCTGCTGTCATGGGCGCGGCAGGCCGGCTTCACCCGCATCATGGCCTCGGCGTCCGCCTGGTGCTTCGCGACGTCGGAGGATCGCGCGTGGTGGGGGGGACTCTGGGCCGACCGCGTCACCTCGTCCGCGATCGCCACACAGGCGATCCGCGAGGGACGTGCGACCGAGGATGAACTCGCGGCGCTCGCCGACGCGTGGCGCGCGTGGGCGGCTGTGGATGACGGTTGGTTCGCGACGCTTCACGGCGAGTTGATTTGTCGGCGATAACAATGCCACTTCGCTCGGCGGAGTGCCCGATCGCTGTCCTGCGGAGTTACCGAGTCGAACCCCTTCAGCCGAGCGACTGTCTGACGACGGCGCGGATCTTGTCGAGTCCGGTTTTGAGGTTCTCGTCGGCGCTCTTCGCCCAGTAGTCCTTGTTGAAGAGTTCCAGCGAGAAGCAGCCGCGGAAGCCGTTGTCGCGCATGTCGCGCAGGATCTGACGGAACGGCGCGACGCCGTCACCGGGGTAGATGCGGTTGCCGTCGTTGAGCGTCGCCGGGTCCGCCGCTTGCGGATAGTCGTTGATGTGCATCACGTGCAGCGCGCCGCCGTTGATTTGCTTCAGCGCGGTGAACGGCGTGCCGCTCTTGTAGATGTGGAAGACGTCGAGCAGGAGGCTCGCGTCGGGCCGGCCGGCCGCCACGGTGACGTAGATGCCGTTGCGAAGCGGTCCGAACTGTGGATGCGTTCCCCACAGTTCGAAGAGCGGCTGCACGCCCGTCTTCTCGCCGAGTTCGAGGGCCTCGC
It encodes the following:
- a CDS encoding TonB-dependent receptor translates to MTRLYGIVALLVLCSAPSFAQGTQTGTIRGTVKDQQGLALPGATITATSPALQGERTVVTDTDGTYLFRAIPPGPYSLKVEMSGMATAQKTADVPLGGVAQVDVTLSLSQVQESVTVSGGTPSILTTPVVGVNLKHDQVETLASRRDLEGIANLSPGVTEGTAPNAQQLNINGSFAYDNLFMINGIDVNDNLFGSPQNVFIEDAIQETQVLTSGISAEYGRFSGGVINAITKSGGNTFSGSFRVNLSDPTWSAITPFEQAHNTTRTSVLNKTYEATMGGPILPDKVWFFTAGRFAKTTASNSFPATGIKYDTDSDNKRGEVKVTATPFANHTFQGNFTTNPTTETLPAIGGYEIDPATLVTRNTPNSVFGASWRGVLGSKMLAEAAYSQRHFSFLDAGGTSTIQNDSPIFTLTQNGGNYEYNAPYFDATDPEDRNNRQLTANLSYSLTKAGRHDFKGGWEWYRSARTGGNSQSATSYVFVSDFVEDANGNPAFDANDRIIPTFVPGATQVQHWIATRGAELNTDNNSFFLQDHWVATSTLSLDLGVRFEKVKSDSTGGIIGVDTSTVVPRLAVAYDPKGDGRTVFHATYGWYSGRYNDTQVGANSAVGNPALTVGIYDGPAGQGRDFAAGFDPANYQTVFGSFPTANVSIAPGLSSPLTKEFTVSAGTQLGRKGSTQVTYVMRHMDNFIEDFIDIANGTTDVAQNGVDFGTFTNIQYQNSSVPKRDYQAMVFQADYRPSSNWQIAGNYTLQIKNDGTFTGEAQNQPGIPSEYGNFPVAGLPTILTRSLPDGHLYDFQRSKLRAWTIYTMNLKNAGRLSLSGLVRADSGLSYSLVASSVPLTDIQTNLLDAAGYPDAPQSQNVYFGNRGSQFFPGVALFDTSINYDIPIYKSARPYLKFDVYNLFNNLTVIRYDTTVNPDPNSPLDSMGLPTGYIKGSNFGQATSTAAYPVPFQGQRGGRTFRMAFGFRF
- a CDS encoding methyltransferase domain-containing protein, translating into MTYTHGHHESVLRSHRWRTVDNSAAYLIPHLHAGVSLLDVGCGPGTITADFARRLTPDAVLGIDASASVIAEARRDHPGVAFETGDVYRVDRPDASFDIVHAHQVLQHLGDPVAALSEMRRLVRPDGIVAVRDADYGTFTWHPMDARLARWLALYHEIARANRGEPDAGRYLLSWARQAGFTRIMASASAWCFATSEDRAWWGGLWADRVTSSAIATQAIREGRATEDELAALADAWRAWAAVDDGWFATLHGELICRR